The Urbifossiella limnaea nucleotide sequence GTAGTCCTCCCTCGTCAAAACCGCATCCTGGGGAGAATCAACGTCGCCATGCATCTTGTAGATGGTAACGTTCCGCTCTGGGAGCGGATGCTGGAGGTTTTCCGGCGTTTTCTTCACGTCAACTCGGCGGTGAGCTTCCGTGAACGCTTGCTCGATTAGCTTGTCGTAGTTCGTGGTCCAAACTGTATCGAGTGGAAGATTTGCCAGTAACCTGTGGTTATCTGAGAGAGCCGTATCCTTCGTGAATGCTTCGACAATGAGCCTGTCCAGCTTGGCTCGGTTCATCTGTTTATTATGATGATATTGAGCAACTGCTATTAGATCGGTTTCCTGGTCAATGTTTAGGTTGAGGTCATCCGCGATCTCCTTCAGCAATCCCTTCCAGTCTACGAAGCCACTTGCCTTAGAGAGTCCTGCCCCTGCGAAAATGGCCGCATTGCCTTCATGCATCGCCTTGACGAAGTGCTTGTAAAAACTCTCTAGCTGAGTAGTAGCCATGAGCGCCTGATCAGTATTTTGCACGAATTGCGATAGCATTCTCGATCCAGGCAGCAAGATTGTCCTTGATGTAGCCGTAAGCCAGTTTGCTGTCAGAGTACGGAGGCGCGTACGCCTTGACGATGGAAGACATCTTCGTCCCGCCAACCGTGAATCCGTCGAACGGATTGGACCCTTGGTAAGCCTGATTTCCGTGCGAATCTTTTAAGTTGTGGACGAAGATGCCCAGAATGCCCTTCTTGGCATCCCACGCTGCCTTGATCTCGTATTCGATCCACTTCCGCCCTGCAGTCCCTGATCCGATCAAGACGATCGCGACGGACTTTCCGAACAGTTGATCATCGATCCACTTTTGGATCGCCTTGTCGCCACCCTTCTTTACGGCTTCCCAGTCGTTGTCACTCGCAGGCGAGTTCGCCTCAATGACGCCCATGTTCCTTACTTGAGCAGCGCGGAAATTATCGGGTTGGTAGTGAAAGCTATAAAACGCTCGCCTAGCCATCACACTCTCCAATAGCAGGATGAACTCCTCGTCCAATGCGATCGTCAGTATGTATGGTAGCAGACCGTACTCCTGGCCGCAAGATGGCGATCTCGCGGCCGGAGGTAGTGTCGCTCATCCTGGCGGACTTCACAGACGCGGCTGCGCCGTGGTTCGCCACGCTGCGGGATGTGACCGGCGCCGACCCCGTTCCGCCGGCCAACCGCGGCCGACCACTGGCGGACCTGGGGCCGCGCCCGCGGAATGGCCTGACCCATGCTATCGCCCATTCTTCAGGCTGACTTCCCGGACCTGGACGCCGACGGCCCTCGGAGGACTTGCTGGCGCCGGCGGTGGCGGCGATAATTCCCCCACAGGGGGGCCGGCGATGCCACTGCACGACTGGCGGGACGAGCGCGGGTGGGACGGCGTCCACCTCCTCTGGCTCGCGCAACTTCTCGACTGGATTCAGCCGCGGCTGCCGGCCGGGTTCCGCGCCTACGTCGGGTCGGTGCCGACCCTCACCCTCGAATCTAATAACGGCAAGCCGGACGTCACCGTCCGCGGCTGGCGCGGCCCGGCGACGGAGCCCACGAGCGCCACCGCCCTCGCCATCGCGCCGGACCACGAAACCGTCGCCGCGTTCACGCCCGACGCCCAGCGCGCCCTCCACGTCGATTGGCACGGACAGCTCATCGCGGCCGTCGAGCTGGTGTCGCCGCGGAACAAGGACCGGCTGGACTCCAAGGCCCGCTACGCCCGTCGTTACCTCAGTTACCTGCGACAGGGCGTTCACCTCATGCTGGTGGACGTGTTCAGCCAGCCGGCCGGCTTCTCGTTCGCCGACGCCATTTCGGACGACCTCGGCCTCGGGGAAGCTCCGACCCCGCCGCCGTTCGCGGTCAGCTTTCGGATCGGCGCCGCCGTCCCGAACGGAGACGTGATGGGCACGTCGGTTGCCGTCTGGCGGCGGCCGCTGGAAGCCGGCGGGCGGCTGCCGGAGTTGCCACTCGCGCTCGACGAGGACACGCAAGTCGTAATCGATCTGGAGGCGACGTACCACGAGGCGGCGCGGCGTGTGTACCTTGGCTGAGCCGTGTCACTGGCCGTAAAGTCTGGCGCGGCAACGACTCGCGCCCGTCCACGCGCCGCCGGGTCGATGTCACATATTTTTGTGTATTTGACTCAATGCGTGCCCTGACCCCCCGGGGGGGAGCCGTACACACAATGAGGATCGCCCGAACGACCCGCCGCGCTACACCGTCCGGCCCTTCAGCAGCGGGCGGCCGAGGACGGGGTCGCGGGCTGTGAACGCGCCGTCGCCGCCGCCCGCCGACAGGCACCGGGCGTACATCTCGAACTTCGCGTCCAGGTCGTCGGCGTGGTGGACGATCAGCACCTCCGGGATCGCCGGCAGCTTCGGCGAGCCCCACTCCGGCGTCTTCAGGTGCGAATAGATGACGTGCCCCAGCAGCCGCAATAGCTCGGGGTTCAGGTCCGGCACGTCGCGCGCCGCCTCGCGCACCAGCTCCACGCCGAGCAGCAGGTGGCCGAACAGCTCGCCGTCGACGCCGGGCCGCGGCACGGGCGAGGTCGGGTCGAGCTCGGCGACGCGGCCGACGTCGTGGAGGAGGGCGCCGGCGAGGACCAGGTCGCGGTTGAGCATCACGTCGGGGAACAGCTCGGCGTAGCGGTCGGCGAGCCAGAGCGCGTGCCGGGCCACGTTCCGCGTGTGGACGGCCCAGCCGCCGGCGAAGGGGTAGTAGGTCCGCGCCGAGCCGGGCAGCACCTTCAGCCGGTCGGCGTGCGCCGCGAGGATCTTTTGCACGAGCGTGCGGAGCGGTTCGTCGGCCAGCTCGGCGGCGAGGGCCGTCAGCTCGGCGAAGGGGCCGTCGGCGGGCGCCGGGTCGGCGAAGTCGGCCTCGGCGAACCCGTCGGCCCGGTCGCGGTCGGTGACGGGGCGGATCTGCTCGACCTCGACCTTCGGGCCGTACTTCTCGTCCTCGACGTACCGGCCGCGCACCTTGAAAAACATGCCCGGCTGCCAGTGCTGCTTGCACTCCTCGAAGTGCGGGCTGTCGGCCCACACGGTGACGCCGACGCTGCGGCGCGGGTCGCGGAGGCGGACGACGTAGAACGGCTTGCCGTCGCGGGTGGTGCGCGGCGTCTTCTCGGCGAGTTGGGCGAAGAAGTCGGCGTGCTGGCCGGGCTCGAGCGCGGACAGCTTGGCGAGCGGCTTGGGCATGTGGGAAGCGTACCGCGCCGGCGGGGGCCGCGGAAGCGGGAGCCGGCGGGCTTCCCGGCGTCGGGGCAACCGATACCTTGTCCACCGCCGGGTGAAGCCGCGGACGCACGCCGCCGGCGGCCCCCGCGCCACCCCGCCGTCCGGCGGCGGACCACACCCCCCGGAAGCCTCCCCATGACGCGCCTCGTCGCTCCCCTCCTCGTGCTGCTCGCCGCGGCGCCAGCGCACGCCCAGCGGCTCACCGTCGTCGGCGGCCCGGCCGACGCCGCGCAGGTGGTCGTGTCCACGCCCCTGCCGGCGACCACGTCCGTCGCCCCGAACGCCGTCACCCTCCCCGACGGCACCCACGTCCCCGCGCAGGTCGTGCCGCCCGCCCTCGCCGACAAGGGGAAGGGCTCGCGCCTCGTCTTCGTCCTGCCGCAGATGAAGGCCGGCGCGGAGGTCGCGGTGCTGCCGACGATGCTCAACTACGTCAAGGCGCCGCCGCAGTTCCAGTTCGCGCAGCAGGCCGGGCTCACGAACGTCGCCTTCGACGGCCGCTCGGTGCTGCAGTTCTTCGCCCCGCGGCACGACGAGAAGGACCACTACTACACGTTCAAGCCGTTCCACCACGTCTTCGACCCGACCGGCAAGGTGCTGCTCACCAACGGCTCGGCGAAGGACCCGAAGGACGGCACCTTCCCGCACCACCGCGGGCTGTTCTTCGCGTGGAACAAGATCAACTACGGCGACAAGAAGACGGCCGACGTGTGGCACGGCACCAACAAGGTGTTCGCCGAGGCGCGTGAGATGACGGAGATGGTCGGCGGCGAGGTGCTCGGCCGGCACCGGGCCGCGATCACCTGGAACGGCCCGGACGGCGCCGCGTTCGCCACCGAGGAGCGCGAGGTGACGGCCTACGCCACCAAGGGCGGCACCCTGATCGACTTCGCCAGCGTTGTCCGCACGGAGCTGCCGAGCGTGAAGCTCGACGGCGACCCGCAGCACGCCGGCTTCCACTTCCGGGCGAACATGGAGGTCGCGCTCAAGAACGCGAAGCAGACCTACTACCTGCGGCCGGACGGGAAGGGGGAACTCGGCGCGACGCGGAACTGGGACCCGAAGGGGAAGGACCCGAAGACGATCAACCTGCCGTGGGACGCGTGCAGCTTCGTGGTCGGCGGGAAGCGGTACACGGTGCTGCGCGTCGGCCACCCGGACAACCCCGGCGAGGCGCGCGGCAGCGAGCGCGACTACGGCCGGTTCGGCGACTACTTCGAGTACGAGATCACGCCGCAGAAGCCGCTGCGGGTGCGCTACCGGGTGTGGGCGCAGGAGGGCGAGATGACGGCGGCCGAGGCCGCCGCGATCGCCGCCGCGTTCCGGGCGCCGGTGGCGGTGAAGTGACCCGCGGCCCGTGGTAGAACGCAGTTGAGGAAAATCAACCGATGGACAAAGTAGTGATCGCGGCCGACCTCTCGGCCCGCCTGCGGCATCTCACCGGTCCTTCGTTCCTGGCCGACGAGGCCGGGAACGCTGTCGCACACGTACTCCCTCCGGAGGCTTTTCACCGGTTGACGGCCGACGCGGAGCCGTCGCCCGAGTAACGTGTCGCCGCCCGGGACGAGTACTGTCGGATTGGCGGGCTGACGACCGCGGAACCGGCCGCGCACCGGCTCGTGTGCCGCCGCACCGACCCGCCCGACCAGGGGGCCGGGCCCGGCCGGGCGGCGTCCGCCGTACGGGAGTCGGGCCGGCCGGGCTCACGGTCGGGTCGCAGCCGGTGCGGCCTCCGGCCGGCGATCCACTTCACCGACGACCCCGGGCGTGTAGCCGACTCCGCGCGCTCCCGACCCGTGGGACCCGGGGCTACCGCGGGAGCCCCGGGGCGGCCCGGAACCTCGTCACCGGGCCGCCGCCCGCCGTGTCCCACACCCACACGGTGCCGTCGAACCCGGCGGCGGCGACGCGGGCGCCGGTGCGGTCGGCGGCGACCGCGTACAGCCAGTCGGCCGGGCCGGCGTACTCGCGGACGAGCCGGGCCGAGGCCGGGTCGTGCTGCCGGACCTTCCCGTCGCCGGCGGCGGTGAACACCTGCCCGCCGGCGACGGCGAGGGCGAACACGGGGCGGGCGGCGGCGAACGGCAGGTAGCGGGTGTGGCCGGCCTTCGCGAACCGCTCCTCCATGTCGGCCGCGCTGCCGTTCTCGTCCTGCGCCTTCACCGGCTCCCACGCCCGCACCGCCGCCCCGCCGCCGGCCGAGTACGCCACGCCGGCCGGGTCGAAGCCGACCCCGTACACCTCGAACTGCCCGGTGTGCGGGCCGTACTGCCGGCGGTGGCCGTTGTACGTCGTGAACAGCTTGCCGGTCGCAGCGTCGAGCACCTTCACCGTCCGGTCCTTGCTCGCGGTGGCCACGAACCGGCCGTCCGGGCTCACCGCCGCGGCCGTTACCCAGTCGGAGTGGAACGCGGCCCGCCAGCGCTCCCGGCCGTCGGCGACCGCGAACGCCCGCGCGGTCCGGTCGGCGCCGCCGGCGACGGCCGTCTTGCCGTCGGCCGAGAAGGCGACGGCCAGCACCACGTCCTCGAACACGCCGAGCACCTTGCGGGCGGCCGGCTTCGTCGGATCGACGAGCGCCGCCTCGCCGTACTCGCCCGGCGTCCCGCCCCCGACCAGCAGCCGCGCGCCGTCGGCCGAATACGCGAGCGCCTGGACGCGGTCCGGCAGGCCGGGGAGGCGGCGGAGCAGCTTGCCGGTCGCCGGCTCCCAGACGGTCACCTCGTTCACGCCCCCGACGGCGACCTCGCGGCCGTCAGGCGAGAAGGCGAGCGCGTACACCGGGGCCGGCGCCGGGTAGCGCTCCGGGGCCGCGGGGTGCGAGCGGGGCGGGAGGTAGGAGCGGATCGCCGCGGCCGGGTCGGGGCCGTCGAACGTCGCACCGGCGGCGACCCAGCGGCGGACGGCGGCGACCTGCGCCGGGCTCAGCGGCTCGTCGTCCGGCGGCATCCGCCGCTTCGGGTCGGCGTCCGTCAGGCGAAGGAGCAACTCCGACTCGTCCGCCTTACCCGGCACGACCGGCGGCTCGCCCGACCTGCCGGCGACGGTCAGGTCAGCCCACGTCGCGAGCTTGTACCCGCCCTGCGCCTTCGGGCCGCTGTGGCAGCTGACGCACCGGGCCGCGAGCAGCGGGGCCACGTCGGCCTTGAAGCTCGGGTCGGCGGCGACCGCCGGGGAGGCGGCCGCGAGCAGCGCGAGGGCGGCGAGGCGGGTCATGGCCGGTCCGGGGTCAGTGCTGGAGCAGGAACTCGCGGGTGTTCACCACCGCCCACGCCAGGTCGCGGACGGCCTCGGCGCGGTCCCCGGGGCGCGCCAGGTAGCCGACCACCTTCGCCTTCTCGGCGGCGGTCGGGAAGCGGGCGAAGGCGGCGAGATAGAGTTCGTCGGCGAGGCGGTCGTCGGACAGCGGGGCGTAGCGCGCCGCGGCGGCGACGCGCTGGGCGACGGCGCCGCCGTTGAGCATCTGCAGCGCCTGGTCGACGGTCGGCTCGTCGGCCCGCTCGCAGGCGCACGGGCTCTCGCGCTTCGGCTGGCCGAACGCCCGCAGGAATTCGGACTGCTCGGGGAGCGCCCGCTGTGTCGCGTACTCGGTGCGGTCGACGAGGCGGCGCAGCTGATCGCGCAGCCCGCGGACGGCTCCGTCGCCGTCGGCCCGCGCCGCGACCAGCGCGGCCGTCTGCTCCGGCGTCCGCGGCCCCGGGCGGGCGAGCAGCTCCACCGCCTCGGCCGACAGCCCGGCGGGGGGCGGCGCCTTGCCGCCCGGCGGGGTGATGGTCAGCTTCAGCGGCATCGCCCCGGCCGGCTTGGCGACCTTCAGCACCAACCG carries:
- a CDS encoding TIR domain-containing protein, which gives rise to MARRAFYSFHYQPDNFRAAQVRNMGVIEANSPASDNDWEAVKKGGDKAIQKWIDDQLFGKSVAIVLIGSGTAGRKWIEYEIKAAWDAKKGILGIFVHNLKDSHGNQAYQGSNPFDGFTVGGTKMSSIVKAYAPPYSDSKLAYGYIKDNLAAWIENAIAIRAKY
- a CDS encoding DUF4058 family protein translates to MPLHDWRDERGWDGVHLLWLAQLLDWIQPRLPAGFRAYVGSVPTLTLESNNGKPDVTVRGWRGPATEPTSATALAIAPDHETVAAFTPDAQRALHVDWHGQLIAAVELVSPRNKDRLDSKARYARRYLSYLRQGVHLMLVDVFSQPAGFSFADAISDDLGLGEAPTPPPFAVSFRIGAAVPNGDVMGTSVAVWRRPLEAGGRLPELPLALDEDTQVVIDLEATYHEAARRVYLG
- a CDS encoding 3'-5' exoribonuclease YhaM family protein, with product MPKPLAKLSALEPGQHADFFAQLAEKTPRTTRDGKPFYVVRLRDPRRSVGVTVWADSPHFEECKQHWQPGMFFKVRGRYVEDEKYGPKVEVEQIRPVTDRDRADGFAEADFADPAPADGPFAELTALAAELADEPLRTLVQKILAAHADRLKVLPGSARTYYPFAGGWAVHTRNVARHALWLADRYAELFPDVMLNRDLVLAGALLHDVGRVAELDPTSPVPRPGVDGELFGHLLLGVELVREAARDVPDLNPELLRLLGHVIYSHLKTPEWGSPKLPAIPEVLIVHHADDLDAKFEMYARCLSAGGGDGAFTARDPVLGRPLLKGRTV
- a CDS encoding DUF6807 family protein, whose protein sequence is MTRLVAPLLVLLAAAPAHAQRLTVVGGPADAAQVVVSTPLPATTSVAPNAVTLPDGTHVPAQVVPPALADKGKGSRLVFVLPQMKAGAEVAVLPTMLNYVKAPPQFQFAQQAGLTNVAFDGRSVLQFFAPRHDEKDHYYTFKPFHHVFDPTGKVLLTNGSAKDPKDGTFPHHRGLFFAWNKINYGDKKTADVWHGTNKVFAEAREMTEMVGGEVLGRHRAAITWNGPDGAAFATEEREVTAYATKGGTLIDFASVVRTELPSVKLDGDPQHAGFHFRANMEVALKNAKQTYYLRPDGKGELGATRNWDPKGKDPKTINLPWDACSFVVGGKRYTVLRVGHPDNPGEARGSERDYGRFGDYFEYEITPQKPLRVRYRVWAQEGEMTAAEAAAIAAAFRAPVAVK
- a CDS encoding WD40 repeat domain-containing protein, with the protein product MTRLAALALLAAASPAVAADPSFKADVAPLLAARCVSCHSGPKAQGGYKLATWADLTVAGRSGEPPVVPGKADESELLLRLTDADPKRRMPPDDEPLSPAQVAAVRRWVAAGATFDGPDPAAAIRSYLPPRSHPAAPERYPAPAPVYALAFSPDGREVAVGGVNEVTVWEPATGKLLRRLPGLPDRVQALAYSADGARLLVGGGTPGEYGEAALVDPTKPAARKVLGVFEDVVLAVAFSADGKTAVAGGADRTARAFAVADGRERWRAAFHSDWVTAAAVSPDGRFVATASKDRTVKVLDAATGKLFTTYNGHRRQYGPHTGQFEVYGVGFDPAGVAYSAGGGAAVRAWEPVKAQDENGSAADMEERFAKAGHTRYLPFAAARPVFALAVAGGQVFTAAGDGKVRQHDPASARLVREYAGPADWLYAVAADRTGARVAAAGFDGTVWVWDTAGGGPVTRFRAAPGLPR